Proteins encoded in a region of the Haloarcula sp. CBA1129 genome:
- a CDS encoding CARDB domain-containing protein has protein sequence MASVSVSHLILFIASMAIAASVAGVFTTSIGELSNAVSEQGLDVSSDVRTDVEIISDSGSNNIYDDSSETTTIHVKNTGSETLAPVPGQIDVFVDGAFASDYAVALEPNGGNSWRPGEVVRIDINGNLNGGDHRIKLIVNGDEEVFEFNT, from the coding sequence ATGGCGAGCGTCTCCGTCTCACACCTGATCCTATTCATCGCGTCGATGGCTATCGCCGCGAGCGTGGCCGGCGTTTTTACGACCAGTATCGGCGAGCTGAGCAACGCTGTCTCGGAACAAGGGCTGGATGTAAGCAGTGACGTTCGGACCGACGTGGAGATAATCTCCGACAGCGGCAGCAACAATATCTATGACGACAGCAGTGAGACAACCACTATTCACGTCAAAAACACTGGTTCAGAGACGTTGGCCCCGGTTCCCGGACAAATAGATGTGTTCGTCGATGGGGCCTTCGCCAGTGATTACGCGGTGGCACTGGAGCCCAACGGCGGTAACAGCTGGCGGCCCGGCGAGGTCGTTCGCATCGACATCAACGGGAACCTCAACGGCGGTGACCACCGCATCAAACTCATCGTCAACGGCGACGAGGAGGTGTTTGAGTTCAACACATGA
- the flaJ gene encoding archaellar assembly protein FlaJ: MAQGEAESDLDLTISETIQSLLESYRQMTIPLERYLLFILLPAVAFFIISTVAAFLIDVPIAIRAPIPLLGLLVMASAVFYPKILLSQRKRELNNRFHLLITHMTVLATTKIDRMEVFRTLAEEDEYGELAMEMHRIVQLVDTWNLSLDDACRRRAKQVPSRAVSDFFDRLAYTLGAGQGLDDYLLTEQEQIIQHYSTVYKSSLDSLEVMKDLYLSMVLSMTFALVFAVVLPVLTGTNPTMTVSAVIVMFVFVQTGFYLAVRSMAPYDPVWFHPVDYPSPIESKLNKSMAAGVGLSMLLVFITLGGMLGVSPVTLNDIFFMFDEVPLPMYAAAPITPMLIPGLVFRQEEQRIKDRDSEFPNFIRALGATEGAKQSTTGAVLRTLRKKDFGALSPNIDNLYKRLNMRIEPTSAWRFFTADCRSYLIQTFSEMYLIGREMGGSPKQLGELISENMNQVLQLRQKRKQAATTLVGLLYGMTAASTFAFFIGLQVVNILADMSLNLSTGSRLDAASLINTSVYNIPLIEFLLIIIIMFGAMLSSLMIRTVDGGHNANTYMHFVVLSWIGAITGTFTKWLVSQFLAI, from the coding sequence ATGGCACAGGGCGAAGCCGAGAGCGACCTTGACCTGACGATATCCGAGACGATCCAGTCGCTTCTGGAGTCCTACCGCCAGATGACGATTCCGCTAGAGCGGTATCTCCTTTTCATCCTGCTGCCGGCCGTCGCCTTCTTCATTATCTCCACAGTTGCCGCCTTTCTCATTGATGTCCCGATTGCGATCCGCGCGCCCATCCCGTTGCTTGGACTGCTGGTGATGGCATCAGCGGTTTTCTACCCAAAGATCCTGCTGAGCCAGCGCAAACGCGAACTCAACAACCGGTTTCATCTACTCATTACGCACATGACTGTGTTGGCGACGACGAAGATCGACCGGATGGAGGTGTTCCGAACGCTTGCCGAGGAAGACGAGTACGGCGAACTCGCGATGGAGATGCACCGTATCGTCCAGCTAGTCGACACTTGGAACCTGAGCCTCGACGACGCCTGCCGTCGCCGCGCCAAACAGGTCCCGAGCCGCGCCGTTTCGGACTTCTTCGACCGTCTCGCGTACACGCTCGGAGCCGGGCAGGGACTCGACGACTATCTCCTGACCGAACAGGAGCAGATCATCCAGCACTACTCGACGGTGTACAAGAGCTCACTCGACAGTCTCGAAGTGATGAAAGACCTTTATCTATCGATGGTCCTCTCGATGACGTTCGCGCTAGTGTTCGCCGTTGTTCTGCCGGTGCTGACCGGAACGAACCCGACGATGACCGTCAGCGCCGTCATCGTGATGTTCGTGTTCGTCCAGACTGGCTTCTATCTCGCTGTCCGCTCAATGGCCCCCTACGACCCGGTATGGTTCCACCCGGTCGACTACCCGTCGCCGATTGAGTCCAAGCTCAACAAATCGATGGCCGCCGGCGTTGGGCTGTCGATGCTGCTCGTGTTCATCACGCTTGGTGGGATGCTCGGCGTCTCGCCGGTCACGCTGAATGACATCTTTTTCATGTTCGACGAGGTGCCGTTGCCGATGTACGCTGCTGCGCCGATCACCCCGATGCTCATTCCCGGGCTCGTCTTCCGGCAGGAAGAACAGCGCATCAAGGACAGGGACTCGGAGTTCCCGAACTTCATCCGCGCGCTCGGTGCGACCGAAGGCGCGAAACAGTCTACCACCGGTGCGGTGCTTCGTACCCTCCGGAAGAAGGACTTCGGCGCGCTCTCGCCCAATATCGACAACCTCTACAAGCGGCTGAATATGCGAATCGAGCCGACGTCAGCTTGGCGGTTCTTCACCGCTGACTGTCGCTCCTACCTCATCCAGACCTTCTCCGAGATGTACCTCATCGGCCGCGAGATGGGTGGGTCGCCCAAGCAGCTGGGTGAGCTCATCTCCGAGAACATGAATCAGGTGCTGCAGTTGCGCCAGAAGCGCAAGCAGGCGGCGACAACGCTCGTCGGCCTCCTGTACGGGATGACCGCGGCGTCGACGTTCGCCTTCTTCATCGGCCTGCAGGTCGTCAACATCCTCGCGGATATGTCGCTCAATCTGAGCACCGGCAGTCGCCTCGATGCCGCCTCGCTCATCAACACGAGCGTCTACAACATCCCGCTCATCGAATTCCTGCTCATAATTATCATCATGTTCGGCGCGATGCTGTCGTCGCTGATGATTCGAACCGTCGACGGTGGCCACAACGCGAACACCTACATGCACTTCGTCGTCCTGTCGTGGATTGGCGCGATTACCGGGACGTTTACGAAGTGGCTGGTGTCGCAGTTCCTCGCCATCTAA
- a CDS encoding type IV pilin yields MGLKDSWSNLGTAGKVLVGLGVGMAVLFILIPIIIIVAAVIASFVLGMGSSGGDVAVAPQVSFTFEYEETTDGVVAVVTHDGGETISAEQLTIEVADGPTVGWDDDDGEVTIGDQSSVSVEGGAEVRLVWHGDDQTTVLAKSTAPVSES; encoded by the coding sequence ATGGGACTAAAAGATTCGTGGAGCAATCTCGGTACCGCTGGAAAGGTACTCGTCGGACTGGGCGTCGGTATGGCCGTCCTGTTCATCCTGATTCCGATTATCATCATCGTCGCGGCGGTAATTGCGTCCTTCGTGTTGGGCATGGGTAGCAGTGGGGGCGACGTAGCTGTGGCCCCGCAGGTCTCGTTCACGTTCGAGTACGAGGAGACGACAGACGGCGTCGTTGCTGTCGTGACGCACGACGGTGGTGAGACGATCAGCGCGGAGCAGCTTACTATCGAAGTGGCAGATGGACCAACAGTGGGATGGGACGATGACGACGGCGAGGTAACTATCGGCGATCAGTCGAGCGTTAGCGTCGAGGGCGGAGCCGAAGTCAGACTCGTCTGGCACGGAGACGACCAGACAACAGTACTCGCAAAAAGCACCGCTCCAGTAAGCGAGTCTTGA
- a CDS encoding flagellin, translating into MGFSVSGSAAIIFVAAFIGFGMFYSATANSFERVTDAREDQRDQLLDQQNTEISLVSATWNSSGNENLVVTVDNTGSETLSVEETDLLVDNDYRTGYETSVGTDDATDIWASQEQLEITVSSLSSQPNRVKVVTENGVADTMVVS; encoded by the coding sequence ATGGGATTCAGCGTTAGCGGCTCGGCGGCCATCATTTTCGTGGCCGCGTTCATCGGCTTCGGGATGTTCTACTCCGCGACCGCAAACAGCTTTGAGCGCGTCACTGACGCCCGCGAGGACCAGCGCGACCAACTCCTCGACCAGCAGAATACCGAGATCTCGCTCGTGTCGGCGACGTGGAACAGCAGCGGGAACGAAAACCTCGTTGTGACCGTCGACAACACCGGCTCGGAGACGCTGTCGGTCGAAGAGACCGACCTGCTGGTCGACAACGACTACCGTACGGGCTACGAGACGTCCGTCGGTACTGACGACGCGACGGATATCTGGGCGTCACAGGAGCAATTAGAGATTACCGTCTCTTCGCTCAGCAGCCAGCCCAACCGGGTGAAAGTCGTCACCGAGAACGGCGTTGCTGACACGATGGTGGTGAGCTAA
- the gnd gene encoding phosphogluconate dehydrogenase (NAD(+)-dependent, decarboxylating), whose translation MSNRNPYLFGRRLLGMELGVIGLGRMGRIVVDRVLEAGHEVVVFDIDEESVADAAEAGAQPASSIEDLAEKLGPEKRIWLMVPAGDPVDAALDELAPTLGDDDVVVDGGNSYFEDSLRRAESTDAAYLDCGTSGGPAGAELGFSLMVGGPQWAYDELVPVFDAVATGPDGHDRMGPAGSGHYVKMVHNGVEYALMQTYGEGFELLANGRYDLDLESVANTWNNGAVIRSWLLELCEEAFHEEGNDLGDVADRVEGGSTGTWTVQEALEQEVPVPLIYQALSERFGSRADDGRFSRRLASRLRYGFGRHDVPRRK comes from the coding sequence CTGTCGAACCGCAATCCCTACCTGTTCGGTCGGCGACTCCTCGGTATGGAACTTGGCGTCATCGGACTCGGACGCATGGGCCGCATCGTCGTCGACCGCGTACTCGAAGCCGGCCACGAGGTCGTCGTCTTCGATATCGACGAGGAGAGCGTCGCCGACGCGGCCGAAGCCGGCGCACAGCCGGCGTCGTCTATCGAGGACCTCGCGGAGAAACTCGGCCCGGAGAAACGCATCTGGCTGATGGTCCCAGCGGGGGACCCGGTCGACGCTGCGCTGGACGAGCTGGCCCCGACACTCGGCGATGATGATGTCGTGGTCGACGGCGGGAACTCCTACTTCGAGGACTCGCTTCGTCGCGCCGAGTCGACCGACGCGGCCTACCTCGACTGTGGCACTTCCGGTGGTCCCGCCGGCGCGGAGCTGGGCTTCTCGCTGATGGTGGGCGGCCCGCAGTGGGCCTACGACGAACTGGTCCCCGTCTTTGACGCCGTCGCGACCGGCCCCGACGGCCACGACCGAATGGGGCCGGCGGGCTCCGGCCACTACGTCAAGATGGTCCACAACGGCGTCGAGTACGCGCTGATGCAGACCTACGGTGAGGGCTTCGAACTGCTGGCTAACGGCCGGTACGACCTCGATCTGGAATCGGTCGCCAACACGTGGAACAACGGGGCCGTCATCCGCTCGTGGCTGCTGGAACTCTGTGAGGAGGCGTTCCACGAGGAGGGCAACGACCTCGGCGACGTGGCCGACCGCGTCGAGGGCGGGTCGACCGGCACTTGGACCGTGCAGGAAGCGCTCGAACAGGAGGTTCCAGTGCCGCTCATCTACCAAGCGCTATCCGAGCGGTTCGGTTCGCGGGCTGACGACGGTCGCTTCTCGCGCCGCCTCGCCAGCAGACTCCGGTACGGCTTCGGTCGCCACGACGTCCCACGCCGGAAGTAA
- a CDS encoding ATPase domain-containing protein, producing the protein MSIASTDLFSLGLDDHDRLNKELGGGIPPGSIILVEGDYGAGKSAMSQRFTYGLCEEGHEVTYLSTELTVGSFLDQMHSLSYDMVDHILDEEVLFLHADIGESNALTGGDEQTDRKELLKRLMEAEVMWDADVVVIDTFDAILRNDPKFEALVRQNEERQAALEVISYFRDVISQGKCIMLTVDPSTLDEEAIGPFRAIADVFIELEMIEVGNDVRRQINVLRFAGMGEQVGDTIGFSVRSGTGIVIESRSVA; encoded by the coding sequence ATGAGTATCGCAAGTACTGACCTATTCTCGCTCGGACTGGACGACCACGACCGGCTGAACAAAGAACTGGGCGGCGGCATCCCGCCCGGTAGCATCATCCTCGTCGAGGGTGACTACGGGGCCGGGAAATCCGCCATGAGCCAGCGGTTCACCTACGGCCTCTGTGAAGAGGGTCACGAGGTGACCTACCTCTCGACGGAGCTGACTGTCGGCAGCTTCCTCGACCAGATGCACTCGCTGTCGTATGACATGGTCGATCACATCCTCGACGAGGAGGTGCTGTTCCTCCACGCCGACATTGGCGAATCGAACGCCCTCACCGGTGGTGATGAGCAGACCGACCGGAAAGAACTCCTCAAGCGGTTGATGGAGGCCGAAGTGATGTGGGATGCCGATGTCGTCGTCATCGATACCTTCGACGCCATCCTCCGAAACGATCCCAAGTTCGAAGCCCTCGTCCGACAGAACGAGGAGCGACAGGCCGCACTGGAGGTCATCTCCTACTTCCGGGACGTCATCTCACAGGGCAAGTGCATCATGCTCACCGTCGACCCGTCGACGCTGGACGAGGAAGCCATCGGCCCGTTTCGGGCCATCGCTGACGTGTTCATCGAACTGGAGATGATCGAGGTCGGCAACGACGTCCGCCGACAGATCAACGTCCTCCGATTCGCCGGCATGGGCGAGCAGGTGGGTGACACCATCGGGTTCTCAGTCCGTTCGGGGACCGGCATCGTCATCGAATCACGGAGCGTCGCCTAG
- a CDS encoding aminopeptidase — translation MDERVREHARILVDWSARIDAGDDVVVAVEDGAHDLAVAVAEQLGDCGANLLSTYQSDELTRAYLQAHDESFTENPEYELALYERADSVLFLKGSRNTTETADVDSDRRQAYSTARQAIREARLDTDWVSTQHPTRAMAQQAGMAYADYADFVYDATLRDWEALAAEQAQLKEILDDGEKVRIVADGTDITLFIDGRIAVNSAASVAYDSHNLPSGEVFTAPYDTAGVVTFDVPMTIQGRRVKNVELTFKDGVVVDWSAEQGEAVIDEIIGTDGGSRQLGELGIGMNRGVDRVTDNILFDEKMGGTVHLALGRAYDACLPEGESGNDSAVHEDLITTMGEGSRLEVDGEIVQKDGVFRWEDGFEG, via the coding sequence ATGGACGAACGCGTACGCGAACACGCTCGTATTCTCGTCGACTGGAGCGCTCGCATCGACGCGGGCGACGATGTGGTCGTGGCTGTTGAGGACGGAGCCCACGACCTCGCAGTTGCCGTGGCAGAACAGTTGGGTGACTGTGGCGCGAACCTCCTGTCGACGTACCAGTCCGACGAACTCACGCGGGCCTATCTGCAGGCCCACGACGAGTCATTCACCGAGAACCCCGAGTACGAACTGGCGCTGTACGAACGGGCCGACAGCGTGCTGTTCCTGAAAGGGTCGAGAAACACCACTGAGACAGCTGACGTGGACAGCGACCGCCGGCAGGCGTACTCGACAGCCAGACAAGCAATCAGGGAGGCCCGGTTGGACACTGACTGGGTGTCGACCCAGCACCCGACGCGGGCGATGGCCCAGCAGGCCGGCATGGCCTACGCCGACTACGCGGACTTCGTCTACGACGCGACGCTGCGCGACTGGGAAGCGCTGGCGGCAGAACAGGCCCAGCTGAAAGAAATTCTGGACGACGGCGAAAAGGTCCGTATCGTCGCCGACGGGACGGACATCACGCTGTTCATCGACGGCCGCATCGCCGTCAACTCCGCCGCCAGCGTGGCCTACGACTCACACAACCTCCCCTCCGGCGAGGTGTTCACCGCGCCCTACGACACTGCCGGCGTCGTCACCTTCGACGTGCCGATGACGATTCAGGGCCGCCGCGTCAAGAACGTCGAGTTAACCTTCAAAGACGGCGTTGTCGTCGACTGGTCGGCCGAGCAGGGGGAGGCAGTCATCGACGAAATCATCGGGACCGACGGCGGCTCGCGCCAATTGGGCGAACTCGGCATCGGGATGAATCGCGGCGTCGACCGCGTCACCGACAACATCCTCTTCGACGAGAAGATGGGTGGGACAGTCCACCTCGCACTCGGGCGCGCGTACGACGCCTGTCTCCCCGAGGGAGAATCCGGCAACGACAGCGCCGTCCACGAGGACCTCATCACGACGATGGGTGAGGGTTCCAGACTAGAGGTCGACGGCGAAATCGTCCAGAAAGACGGCGTGTTCCGGTGGGAAGACGGCTTCGAGGGATAG
- a CDS encoding FlaD/FlaE family flagellar protein — MSSLALVPLAPAVSPELVGLVPALFVLLTGGLVGMSIKNMFDSILSDDESGDANEGGGSGEMADGGGLMADDGGGDDLGGGGGDDLGGLGGLDDGGDDMGGFGDDEFGDMEDASGPDTDELEHRLDELENEVGSLSSTVNTVRTENESISESVEETEENVRKLLDIYEMVTRGVNPFADDVDGGMGGMGEGGGSFGLFDDDGSDDTEKDIDDDVANADAEGFFDEDLTEDTGGDMSMDDGGVDDMFPDDGGDDTGGFEDDGGSFDEEFDDFDDTEDDMSMDDGMSMDDGESMDEDSDDGDGGKSFAELKDEYESGDAEWAEGEEPEDDASDDDDLLGDDDDDLLADEDDDLLSEDDSDGDAGGLEDDDLFDEVIEDDGLDDAEAATEAEPEPEPEPEPEPDPVAEPEPEPEPEPDPEPTATQTDTAATGSTDEAAVNDGSDADDDGKPYLSTMPEGFAADLIIVEWLEFLVQHSGYRETARAIDYYETIDWIDESVADQLKEYLRGFNDVNDTGDGLSIDHHTESLHYISQLDSDSGADAVALSKLVGGGSDGIQR; from the coding sequence ATGAGTAGTCTCGCTCTCGTGCCACTGGCCCCAGCCGTCTCACCGGAACTGGTTGGACTGGTGCCCGCCCTCTTTGTCCTCCTGACCGGCGGGCTGGTTGGTATGAGCATCAAGAATATGTTCGACTCGATCCTGTCGGACGACGAGAGCGGGGACGCGAATGAGGGCGGCGGTAGCGGCGAGATGGCCGACGGCGGCGGCCTGATGGCTGATGACGGCGGTGGCGACGATCTTGGCGGTGGCGGCGGTGACGACCTCGGCGGTCTCGGTGGCCTTGACGACGGCGGCGACGACATGGGTGGATTCGGTGACGACGAGTTCGGCGACATGGAAGACGCCAGCGGGCCCGATACCGACGAACTGGAACACCGTCTCGACGAACTGGAAAACGAAGTCGGCAGCCTCTCCTCGACGGTCAACACGGTTCGGACGGAAAACGAGAGTATCTCCGAGTCCGTCGAAGAAACTGAGGAGAACGTCCGGAAACTCCTCGACATCTACGAGATGGTCACCCGTGGCGTCAACCCCTTCGCCGACGATGTCGACGGCGGCATGGGCGGCATGGGCGAGGGCGGCGGCTCCTTTGGCCTGTTCGACGATGATGGGAGCGACGACACCGAGAAGGATATCGACGACGATGTCGCCAACGCCGATGCAGAAGGGTTCTTCGACGAAGATCTGACGGAGGACACTGGCGGTGACATGTCGATGGACGACGGCGGCGTCGACGATATGTTTCCCGACGACGGTGGCGACGACACGGGCGGCTTTGAGGACGACGGCGGGTCGTTCGACGAGGAGTTCGACGACTTCGACGACACGGAGGACGACATGAGCATGGACGATGGGATGAGCATGGACGACGGGGAGAGTATGGACGAGGACAGCGACGACGGCGACGGCGGCAAATCGTTCGCAGAGCTCAAAGACGAGTACGAGTCCGGCGACGCCGAGTGGGCCGAGGGCGAGGAACCCGAGGATGACGCGAGCGACGACGATGACCTGCTTGGCGACGACGATGACGACTTGCTGGCTGACGAGGACGACGACCTGTTAAGCGAGGATGATTCGGACGGCGATGCAGGCGGACTGGAAGACGACGACCTCTTCGACGAAGTCATTGAGGACGACGGGCTCGATGACGCCGAGGCGGCTACGGAGGCTGAGCCAGAGCCCGAACCAGAACCGGAGCCGGAACCGGACCCAGTCGCGGAGCCAGAGCCCGAACCGGAACCCGAACCAGACCCCGAACCGACTGCCACACAGACTGACACGGCGGCTACCGGGAGCACCGACGAGGCAGCGGTAAACGACGGCTCGGATGCGGACGACGACGGGAAGCCGTACCTGTCGACGATGCCGGAGGGGTTCGCTGCGGACCTCATCATCGTTGAGTGGCTGGAGTTTCTGGTCCAACACTCGGGCTATCGCGAGACGGCCCGCGCTATCGACTACTACGAGACTATCGACTGGATCGATGAGTCGGTCGCGGACCAGCTCAAGGAGTACCTCCGCGGCTTCAACGACGTGAACGACACCGGGGATGGGCTGTCTATCGACCACCACACAGAGAGCTTGCACTACATCTCGCAACTCGACAGTGACAGCGGCGCTGACGCCGTTGCGCTCTCGAAACTGGTGGGGGGTGGTTCCGATGGGATTCAGCGTTAG
- a CDS encoding 2Fe-2S iron-sulfur cluster-binding protein — protein sequence MVELVGLAAGATLTLIVVALHYAKGTGWEAPEDISQEVLEQRAATVPETDFPEPYNRSIGGGGATAIPAGEAEGELGEGEEAEEEDEGFDPDDIADDEVEYYEIEFAKEGETIEVANNETILEAGEEEGWDLPYACREGQCISCSGHIEDGPATDHIRHSNNDSLMDDDMEEGYCLTCVAYPTSEFTIETGESP from the coding sequence ATGGTAGAACTCGTTGGACTCGCCGCCGGGGCCACGCTTACCCTGATAGTGGTCGCGCTCCACTACGCCAAAGGGACCGGTTGGGAGGCACCGGAAGACATCTCCCAGGAGGTTCTGGAGCAGCGAGCCGCGACAGTCCCCGAGACGGACTTTCCGGAGCCGTACAACCGCTCTATCGGCGGTGGCGGTGCCACAGCGATTCCGGCTGGTGAGGCCGAAGGTGAACTCGGCGAGGGAGAGGAGGCCGAGGAAGAGGACGAGGGCTTCGACCCCGACGACATCGCCGACGACGAGGTCGAGTACTACGAAATCGAATTCGCCAAGGAAGGCGAGACGATCGAGGTCGCTAACAACGAGACGATTCTGGAAGCCGGTGAGGAGGAGGGCTGGGACCTGCCGTACGCCTGCCGTGAGGGTCAGTGTATCTCCTGTTCCGGTCATATCGAGGACGGCCCGGCGACGGACCACATCCGTCACAGCAACAACGACTCGCTGATGGACGACGACATGGAAGAGGGGTACTGCCTGACCTGTGTCGCGTACCCGACCAGCGAGTTCACGATCGAAACCGGCGAGTCTCCCTGA
- a CDS encoding NAD(P)H-binding protein, whose amino-acid sequence MRVLVVGATGFIGQRLVRSLNDAGHDVVAFSRSASEDSFPDGVEPFEGDLGEPDSLDGLCDNVDVAYYLIHSLTSENFAELDRRYARRFADSASAAGVDRVVYLSGISGDEENLSPHLASRREVESVLAEGSFDLTVLRAAVIIGPESASFRIVDDLTDRLPLMLVPKWVRTPCQPIGVDDAISYLVALLDADATRGETYDIGGPSVWSYESLLKLTAAEKGKRVFIIPVPVMTPGLSSHWLRFTTDVQYAIARPLAESMRNPVTVDPAMNLQDVVPIDQTPIKDAVRRSLMAS is encoded by the coding sequence ATGCGTGTGCTCGTTGTGGGTGCGACCGGATTCATCGGACAGCGACTGGTTCGTTCCCTGAACGACGCAGGCCACGATGTGGTGGCGTTTTCCCGGAGCGCGAGCGAAGACTCTTTTCCTGACGGAGTCGAGCCGTTTGAGGGCGACCTTGGCGAACCCGACTCTCTTGACGGCCTCTGTGACAATGTCGATGTCGCGTACTACCTCATTCACTCGCTCACGTCCGAGAACTTCGCCGAGCTGGACCGGCGCTACGCTCGCCGGTTTGCCGACTCGGCGTCGGCTGCGGGTGTCGACAGGGTCGTCTATCTCAGCGGTATCAGCGGTGACGAGGAGAATCTCTCACCCCATCTGGCGTCGCGGCGCGAAGTCGAATCGGTGCTGGCGGAGGGGTCGTTCGACCTGACGGTACTCCGGGCGGCGGTCATCATCGGCCCGGAGAGCGCGAGTTTCCGGATCGTCGACGACCTGACCGACCGCCTACCGCTGATGCTCGTCCCCAAGTGGGTCCGAACACCGTGTCAGCCCATCGGCGTCGACGACGCGATCAGCTACCTCGTGGCGTTACTCGATGCCGATGCAACCCGCGGCGAGACCTACGATATCGGCGGGCCGTCGGTGTGGTCCTACGAGTCACTGTTGAAACTTACCGCGGCGGAAAAGGGCAAGCGGGTGTTTATTATCCCCGTGCCAGTGATGACGCCCGGCCTCTCCTCGCACTGGCTTCGCTTCACGACGGACGTGCAGTACGCTATCGCCCGGCCGCTGGCCGAGAGCATGCGGAACCCAGTCACGGTCGACCCGGCGATGAACCTGCAGGATGTCGTGCCGATCGACCAGACGCCGATTAAAGACGCCGTTCGACGGTCGTTGATGGCGTCGTAG
- a CDS encoding type II/IV secretion system ATPase subunit, whose translation MTDHGRAKPSDELRQMAARRPHLRDHLKKFKQITGEFPMLIDEADDEYETNRPNVLYPVGGPIFCHIYGDVGQDMKYYAIEPELDEDERTVFGKVRNRLLQRSVNKPAPENEAQFDDRIEELLQETTKVRDEDSDSGVLTRLSNLTDVSSVEVTQETYENILYRLNRDIVGLGPLEPVMRDPANEDIHVIGRSECHVDHGVYGMLETTVEWQSEEAFDQWLRNMGERMGDPVSDSDPIVDSTLPDGSRLNLIYSDDVSLKGPSLTIRQGDDVPLSIFQITKWMTLSPQLAAYLWLCLENEQTVFVVGETASGKTTTLNAITSFIPDDAKIYTAEDTAEVLPPHNTWQQLLTREGEDEGTSIDMFDLVAAALRSRPDYIIVGEVRGEEGRMAFQAAQTGHPVMLTFHASDIVSMIQRFTGEPINVPETFMDVADVALFQNRVKQGDQVLRRVTSVQEIEGYSKEMDGVVTRQVFNWDPVEDEIVFQGMNNSFVLEEQIATLLGYEDTRDIYDDLEFRANLIERAMQEGILGYHEVNDFISDFQRDGVEGIPFNMARPD comes from the coding sequence ATGACAGACCATGGACGTGCGAAACCGTCGGATGAACTTCGACAGATGGCAGCGCGACGGCCCCACCTTCGGGACCACCTGAAGAAGTTCAAGCAGATTACCGGTGAGTTCCCGATGCTCATCGACGAGGCCGACGACGAGTACGAGACGAACCGGCCGAATGTGCTCTACCCGGTCGGCGGCCCCATCTTCTGTCATATCTACGGTGACGTGGGTCAGGATATGAAGTACTACGCCATCGAGCCGGAACTCGACGAGGACGAGCGGACTGTCTTCGGGAAGGTCCGCAACCGCCTGCTCCAGCGCAGCGTCAACAAGCCCGCGCCGGAGAACGAGGCCCAGTTCGACGACCGTATCGAAGAACTCCTGCAGGAGACCACCAAGGTCAGAGACGAGGACAGCGACAGCGGCGTCCTCACGCGGCTGTCGAACCTGACCGATGTGAGCAGCGTCGAGGTCACACAGGAGACCTACGAGAACATCCTCTATCGGCTGAACCGTGACATCGTCGGCCTCGGCCCGCTCGAGCCGGTCATGCGCGACCCGGCCAACGAGGACATTCACGTTATCGGCCGTAGCGAGTGCCACGTCGACCACGGCGTCTACGGCATGCTCGAAACCACTGTCGAGTGGCAAAGCGAGGAGGCCTTCGACCAGTGGCTCCGCAACATGGGCGAACGGATGGGCGACCCGGTCTCCGACTCGGACCCTATCGTCGACTCGACGCTCCCGGATGGGTCGCGTCTGAACCTCATCTACTCCGACGACGTGAGCCTCAAAGGCCCTTCGCTCACCATCCGTCAGGGCGATGACGTTCCGCTGTCTATCTTCCAGATTACCAAGTGGATGACGCTGTCGCCGCAACTGGCCGCGTACCTCTGGCTCTGTCTGGAAAACGAACAGACCGTGTTCGTGGTCGGGGAGACGGCGTCCGGGAAGACGACGACACTGAACGCGATCACCTCGTTCATTCCCGACGACGCGAAGATCTACACCGCGGAGGACACCGCCGAGGTGCTGCCGCCGCACAACACTTGGCAGCAACTACTGACCCGGGAGGGTGAAGACGAGGGGACCAGCATCGACATGTTCGACTTGGTCGCCGCCGCGCTGCGTTCTCGCCCCGACTACATCATTGTCGGGGAGGTTCGTGGTGAGGAGGGGCGGATGGCATTTCAGGCTGCCCAGACTGGCCACCCGGTGATGCTGACGTTCCACGCCAGCGACATCGTTTCGATGATCCAGCGCTTCACCGGCGAACCCATCAACGTCCCCGAGACGTTCATGGATGTCGCCGACGTGGCGCTGTTCCAGAACCGCGTCAAGCAGGGCGATCAGGTCCTGCGCCGCGTGACGAGTGTTCAGGAGATCGAGGGGTACTCGAAGGAGATGGACGGTGTCGTCACCCGGCAGGTGTTCAACTGGGACCCCGTCGAGGACGAGATCGTCTTCCAAGGGATGAACAACTCCTTCGTCCTCGAAGAGCAGATCGCGACGCTGCTGGGGTACGAGGACACGCGTGACATCTACGACGATCTTGAGTTCCGCGCGAACCTCATCGAACGCGCCATGCAGGAGGGGATTCTGGGGTATCACGAAGTCAACGACTTCATCTCTGACTTCCAGCGTGACGGTGTCGAAGGGATTCCGTTCAACATGGCCAGACCGGACTAA